A section of the Pseudomonas sp. FP453 genome encodes:
- a CDS encoding SET domain-containing protein-lysine N-methyltransferase: MKTQAMDKAKTAASDCLYPFKPQLGKGYPSTQHFEVVHAADGVSSAIKTRVTFDSRVCIANISGYALSERRLHTLQLSPRIHLYDCWFCGLFAHSCKPNVFLDLHYLEVWTLHEIHAGAPLTIDYANTEEMLYRQFACQCGELNCRGWITGRNEPLNAEGQAFMAKWRERKQP, translated from the coding sequence ATGAAAACTCAGGCCATGGATAAGGCTAAAACGGCTGCAAGTGACTGCCTTTACCCATTCAAGCCCCAACTCGGCAAGGGCTACCCTTCCACACAACATTTTGAAGTGGTGCACGCCGCTGATGGCGTGAGCAGCGCGATCAAGACGCGGGTCACGTTTGACAGCCGCGTGTGCATCGCCAATATCTCCGGGTATGCCCTGAGTGAGCGACGCCTTCACACGCTGCAACTGTCGCCCCGCATCCACCTGTACGACTGTTGGTTTTGCGGGCTGTTCGCCCATTCATGCAAGCCGAATGTATTTCTCGACCTGCATTACCTGGAAGTCTGGACCCTGCATGAAATCCACGCTGGCGCCCCGTTGACCATTGATTACGCCAACACTGAAGAGATGCTGTACCGACAATTTGCCTGCCAATGCGGCGAGCTCAATTGCCGCGGCTGGATTACCGGCCGCAACGAGCCGCTGAACGCCGAAGGCCAGGCGTTCATGGCCAAGTGGCGCGAGCGCAAACAGCCTTAG
- a CDS encoding DUF86 domain-containing protein: MTASRLGDYLDHIRQAASDAISFVEGLSKEEFQEDRRTQQAVVMSLIIIGEASTKIMDQNPDFTAAHAQIPWRSMRGMRNRIAHGYFDINLDVVWDTIQSALPDLLKLLPMVSE; the protein is encoded by the coding sequence ATGACAGCGAGTCGCCTTGGAGATTATCTGGATCACATCAGGCAGGCGGCCAGTGATGCGATCAGCTTTGTTGAAGGCTTGAGCAAAGAAGAGTTTCAGGAAGATAGGCGTACTCAACAAGCGGTAGTCATGAGCCTGATCATCATTGGCGAGGCATCAACCAAGATCATGGACCAGAACCCGGATTTCACTGCGGCTCATGCTCAGATCCCTTGGCGTAGCATGCGAGGAATGCGCAACCGAATTGCCCACGGCTACTTCGATATCAACCTTGATGTGGTTTGGGACACCATTCAGAGCGCATTACCCGATTTACTGAAGCTTCTTCCTATGGTTTCTGAGTGA
- a CDS encoding TolC family protein, producing MPISVRNLVGATLLWVATSAAQAQSLTLDSALQSAFANNPDLAAAQWEIDIAQGGRQQAGLIPNPVLSVDAEDTRRDTRTTGVKLSQTLELGGKRGARIDVATRAQDAAALTLEQRRNTLRADVIDSYYSALRAQERLDLAQRSLALAERGLVVANARVTAGKTSPVEATRAQVQLSEIRLELNRAQMGLTDAYRRLAASTGSATVEFQAVATQGLPQLPAAQLLARLEQTAELRLAELQILQGEASVGLEKAQRIPDLDVSIGSQYDAGARERVNLVGVSMPLPLFNRNQGNVLAASRRADQARDLRNATELRLRTETRQALDLWQTANSEVRAFNQQILPAAQSAVDSATRGFEMGKFNFLDVLDAQRTLIAARTQYLVATAQATDAWVRIERIYGDLARF from the coding sequence ATGCCAATTTCCGTTAGAAACCTTGTGGGGGCGACGCTGTTGTGGGTGGCCACCAGCGCTGCCCAGGCGCAATCCCTTACGCTTGATTCAGCGTTGCAGAGCGCCTTCGCCAATAACCCCGACCTGGCCGCTGCGCAGTGGGAAATCGATATTGCCCAGGGCGGCCGTCAGCAAGCCGGGCTGATCCCCAACCCGGTGCTGTCCGTGGATGCTGAAGACACCCGCCGCGACACGCGCACCACAGGCGTCAAACTGAGCCAGACCCTGGAACTGGGCGGCAAGCGTGGTGCGCGCATCGATGTGGCCACTCGCGCCCAGGACGCCGCCGCGCTGACCCTGGAGCAGCGCCGCAACACCCTGCGTGCTGATGTGATCGACAGCTACTACAGCGCCCTGCGGGCTCAGGAACGCCTTGACCTGGCCCAACGTTCTCTGGCCTTGGCCGAGCGCGGACTGGTGGTTGCCAACGCTCGCGTGACAGCGGGCAAAACCTCTCCCGTGGAAGCCACCCGCGCCCAGGTGCAATTGTCGGAAATTCGCCTGGAACTCAACCGCGCACAAATGGGCCTCACCGACGCCTATCGCCGCCTGGCCGCCAGCACCGGTAGCGCCACAGTCGAGTTTCAGGCTGTCGCCACGCAAGGCCTGCCTCAGCTTCCCGCTGCCCAGTTGCTGGCGCGCCTCGAACAAACCGCCGAATTGCGCCTGGCTGAGCTGCAAATCCTGCAAGGCGAAGCCAGCGTCGGCCTGGAAAAAGCCCAGCGTATTCCTGACCTCGACGTGTCCATCGGCAGCCAATACGACGCCGGCGCGCGCGAGCGGGTGAACCTGGTGGGCGTGTCGATGCCGCTGCCGCTGTTCAACCGCAACCAGGGCAACGTGCTCGCCGCCAGCCGCCGCGCCGACCAGGCCCGCGACCTGCGCAACGCCACCGAACTGCGCCTGCGCACCGAAACCCGCCAGGCCCTGGACCTGTGGCAAACCGCGAACAGCGAAGTGCGCGCCTTCAACCAACAGATCCTGCCCGCCGCCCAAAGCGCGGTGGACAGCGCCACCCGTGGTTTCGAGATGGGCAAGTTCAACTTCCTCGACGTGCTCGACGCCCAGCGCACCCTGATCGCCGCCCGCACCCAATACCTCGTTGCCACCGCCCAGGCCACCGACGCCTGGGTGCGCATCGAACGGATTTACGGCGACCTCGCCCGCTTTTGA
- a CDS encoding nucleotidyltransferase family protein, protein MKPSIALDLQRAAVREVVGRFRISNPRVFGSVLLGTDEEGSDLDLLVDAPPGTTLFDLGGLQVELEDLLGVNVDLLTPADLPSKFRAKVLAEAQPV, encoded by the coding sequence GTGAAACCGTCAATTGCCCTTGATCTACAACGAGCAGCCGTCAGAGAGGTGGTTGGCCGTTTTCGTATTTCAAATCCAAGAGTATTTGGGTCTGTTCTGCTGGGTACAGACGAAGAGGGTAGCGATCTTGACCTATTGGTCGACGCCCCGCCGGGAACGACTCTTTTTGACCTTGGTGGACTTCAGGTCGAGCTTGAAGATCTGTTGGGGGTCAATGTGGACTTATTGACGCCTGCCGACTTGCCTTCGAAATTTCGCGCGAAAGTGTTGGCTGAGGCACAACCGGTATGA
- a CDS encoding gluconate:H+ symporter codes for MELSTAAWMVHDTRLMLCVLLAIASIIVLISATKLPPFLSILIGTFIAGVGAGLPPEDVAKAFSKGAGAILGEAGIIIALGSMLGALMAESGAADRIATTLLGLGKGKALPWVMALVAMVIGLPLFFEVGLVMMVPIIFVMAKRSNQPLLKIAIPALAGMTTLHALMPPHPGPLIAVGALHADLGLTMLLGFCLAVPAVILAGPIYGNWLSKRLHVDEPADIGALFSAPPKAPRQPSFGASLLIILLPVILMLGSTLAKVAMAPENPVALTLKFLGEPLIALGLAVIAAVICLGWAAGMPRADVGNTLRKALAPIAVLLLTIGAGGGLKQTLLDAGVSQTISKVAEGAHMPYLLLAWLIAVALRQATGSATVATTTTAGILAPMMAGLAATQSSLVALAIGAGSVFFCHVNDAGFWMVREYFGLQLKQTIWVWSVLQTIVSVVGLIGTLLLWHFLT; via the coding sequence TTGGAGTTATCGACTGCCGCGTGGATGGTTCACGACACCCGCCTCATGCTCTGCGTCCTGCTGGCCATTGCCAGCATCATCGTGCTGATCAGCGCGACCAAGTTGCCGCCGTTTCTGTCGATCCTGATCGGCACCTTTATTGCCGGCGTCGGCGCCGGGCTGCCGCCGGAAGACGTGGCCAAGGCGTTCAGCAAGGGCGCCGGGGCGATCCTCGGTGAAGCCGGGATCATCATTGCCCTGGGCTCGATGCTCGGCGCGCTGATGGCCGAATCCGGCGCGGCCGACCGTATCGCCACTACCCTGCTCGGGCTGGGCAAGGGCAAGGCGTTGCCGTGGGTGATGGCATTGGTGGCCATGGTGATCGGCTTGCCGCTGTTCTTTGAAGTGGGCCTGGTGATGATGGTGCCGATCATCTTTGTGATGGCCAAGCGTTCGAACCAGCCACTGTTGAAGATCGCCATCCCGGCACTGGCGGGCATGACCACCCTGCACGCCCTGATGCCACCGCACCCGGGGCCGCTGATTGCGGTGGGTGCGCTGCACGCCGACCTGGGCCTGACCATGTTGCTGGGCTTTTGCCTGGCGGTGCCGGCGGTCATTCTGGCCGGGCCGATCTACGGCAACTGGCTGTCCAAACGCCTGCACGTGGATGAACCGGCCGACATCGGCGCGCTGTTCAGCGCCCCGCCCAAGGCGCCGCGCCAACCGAGCTTTGGGGCGTCGTTGCTGATCATCTTGTTGCCGGTGATCCTGATGCTCGGCAGCACCTTGGCCAAAGTCGCCATGGCGCCGGAAAACCCAGTGGCGCTGACGCTGAAATTTCTCGGCGAACCGCTGATCGCCCTCGGCCTGGCCGTGATCGCCGCCGTCATCTGCCTGGGCTGGGCCGCTGGCATGCCGCGTGCGGACGTCGGCAACACCCTGCGCAAAGCCCTCGCCCCCATCGCCGTACTGCTGCTGACCATCGGCGCCGGCGGCGGCCTCAAGCAAACGCTGCTGGATGCGGGCGTCAGCCAGACCATCAGCAAGGTCGCCGAAGGCGCCCACATGCCGTACCTGTTGCTGGCCTGGCTGATCGCCGTGGCCCTGCGCCAGGCCACCGGCTCGGCGACGGTTGCCACCACCACAACGGCGGGCATCCTTGCACCGATGATGGCGGGGTTGGCGGCGACGCAGAGTTCACTGGTGGCACTGGCGATTGGCGCGGGGTCGGTGTTCTTTTGCCACGTGAACGATGCTGGGTTCTGGATGGTGCGGGAGTATTTTGGGTTGCAGTTGAAGCAGACGATTTGGGTGTGGTCGGTGTTGCAGACCATCGTTTCAGTCGTCGGGCTGATAGGTACGTTGCTGCTCTGGCACTTCCTGACTTAA
- a CDS encoding MFS transporter → MTATLAPQAQRFSRSDYKTLGLAALGGALEIYDFIIFVFFALTLSQLFFPPEMPEWLRLLQSFGIFVTGYLARPLGGILMAHFADHLGRKRVFSLSILMMALPCLLIGIMPTYAQIGYFAPLILLFLRVLQGAAVGGEVPSAWTFVAEHAPVHHRGYALGFLQAGLTFGYLLGALTATLLAQIFTAAEILDYAWRFPFLLGGVFGVIGVWLRRWLSETPVFLEMQARRQAAAELPLRTVLRDHRAVLLPAMILTCVLTSAVVVLVVITPTMMQKTFGMSPSHTFALSALGIVFLNIGCVLAGLLVDRIGAWRAVLVYSLLLPVGIALLYASLINGGLWLGAAYALAGLSCGVVGAVPSVMVGLFPAPVRVSGISFTYNIAYALWASTTPLLLIALMPTSPWICVGYCVVMGAVGAGCVALFGKRHTLAS, encoded by the coding sequence ATGACTGCCACCCTTGCCCCCCAGGCGCAGCGCTTTTCCCGCTCCGACTACAAAACCCTGGGCCTGGCCGCCCTGGGCGGGGCCTTGGAAATCTACGACTTCATCATCTTCGTGTTCTTTGCGCTGACCTTGAGCCAACTGTTTTTCCCCCCGGAAATGCCCGAGTGGCTGCGCCTGCTGCAAAGCTTCGGCATCTTCGTCACCGGCTACCTGGCGCGCCCGTTGGGCGGCATCCTGATGGCGCACTTCGCCGACCACCTGGGACGCAAGCGCGTTTTCAGCCTGAGCATCCTGATGATGGCGCTGCCGTGCTTGCTGATTGGCATCATGCCGACCTACGCGCAAATCGGTTATTTCGCACCGCTGATCTTGCTGTTTCTGCGCGTGCTGCAAGGCGCCGCCGTCGGCGGAGAAGTGCCCAGCGCCTGGACCTTCGTCGCCGAACACGCACCGGTTCATCACCGTGGCTACGCGTTGGGTTTCCTACAAGCCGGCCTGACCTTCGGCTACCTGCTGGGTGCGCTCACCGCCACGCTGCTGGCGCAAATCTTCACGGCTGCCGAGATCCTCGACTACGCCTGGCGTTTCCCCTTCCTGCTCGGCGGTGTGTTCGGCGTAATCGGCGTATGGCTGCGCCGCTGGCTCAGCGAAACCCCGGTGTTCCTCGAAATGCAGGCCCGCCGCCAGGCCGCCGCCGAACTGCCGCTGCGCACCGTGCTGCGCGACCACCGCGCCGTGCTGCTGCCGGCGATGATCCTCACCTGCGTACTCACCTCCGCCGTCGTAGTGCTGGTGGTCATCACCCCGACCATGATGCAAAAAACCTTCGGCATGAGCCCCAGCCACACCTTCGCCTTGAGCGCCCTGGGCATCGTCTTCCTCAACATCGGCTGCGTCCTTGCCGGCCTGTTGGTGGACCGCATCGGCGCCTGGCGCGCGGTACTGGTCTACAGCCTGCTGTTGCCGGTGGGAATTGCGCTGCTGTACGCCAGCCTGATCAACGGCGGCCTCTGGCTCGGCGCGGCGTATGCCTTGGCGGGCCTGAGCTGTGGCGTAGTGGGCGCGGTGCCGTCGGTGATGGTCGGGCTGTTCCCGGCACCGGTGCGGGTGTCGGGGATTTCCTTTACCTACAACATTGCCTACGCGCTGTGGGCGAGTACCACGCCACTGTTGTTGATTGCGTTGATGCCGACGAGCCCGTGGATTTGCGTGGGGTATTGCGTGGTGATGGGGGCAGTGGGGGCAGGGTGTGTGGCGTTGTTTGGCAAGCGCCACACATTGGCTTCCTAG
- the acpA gene encoding acid phosphatase, with protein sequence MTDEHADRPSADSAAQPPVDSSRRRFLGGAAVLGVGATLSACGNTNEAPGSKPVARPLTPQELDKALHDQVKTVVVIYAENRSFNNLFADFPGVEKPLSALSPADAQQRDRDGSLLTTLPPAWGGVLQVGPQSVDGVTYPSEVQYQQNLPNAPFALKGPNAEDLPLSLVTRDLWHVFYQNQMQINGGKNDNFVAWGDSGGLVMGYYAQSRYSLRLWDVAKEFVLCDNFFQGAFGGSFLNHQYLISATAPFYPNAAQSVAKAQIATLQSDDPSDTRLKPLDKSPASAMTGAPQFGPSALTPDGFGVNTLAPPYWPTWIRDPENPDYSKPDLPNVLVPQTHEHIGDKLSKKNIDWAWYAGAWQATLDQFKDSGGIPKIPNFQYHHQPFNYFKKQGPQNRAERDKRLRDGGLGDESSTNKFFADAQAGKLPAVTFYKPQGNLNMHAGYADVASGDRHIARALKVLQESPQWKNMVVVVTVDENGGWWDHVAPPKGDRWGPGTRIPALVVSPFARKGTVDHTVYDTASILRLITRVFQLETLDGLKQRDDAMIARGQKPMGDLSNALQFEG encoded by the coding sequence ATGACCGATGAGCACGCAGACCGCCCTTCCGCCGATTCCGCCGCCCAACCGCCAGTAGACAGCAGCCGCCGGCGCTTCCTGGGAGGCGCTGCGGTGCTGGGGGTCGGGGCGACCTTGAGTGCTTGCGGCAACACGAATGAAGCACCGGGCAGCAAACCGGTGGCGCGCCCGCTTACGCCCCAGGAGCTGGACAAGGCCCTGCACGACCAGGTGAAAACCGTGGTGGTGATCTATGCCGAGAACCGCAGCTTCAACAACCTGTTTGCGGACTTCCCCGGCGTGGAGAAACCGCTGTCGGCCCTCAGCCCAGCCGACGCCCAGCAGCGCGACCGCGACGGCAGCCTGCTGACCACCCTGCCCCCGGCCTGGGGCGGTGTGTTGCAAGTCGGCCCGCAGAGCGTGGACGGGGTGACGTATCCCAGCGAAGTGCAATACCAGCAAAACCTGCCCAACGCGCCGTTCGCCCTCAAGGGCCCGAACGCCGAGGACCTGCCTCTGAGCCTGGTCACCCGCGACCTGTGGCACGTGTTCTATCAGAACCAGATGCAGATCAACGGCGGCAAGAACGATAACTTTGTCGCGTGGGGCGATTCCGGTGGCCTGGTGATGGGTTATTACGCCCAGAGCCGTTATTCCCTGCGCCTGTGGGACGTGGCCAAGGAGTTTGTGCTCTGCGACAACTTCTTCCAGGGCGCCTTTGGTGGCTCGTTCCTTAACCACCAGTACCTGATCAGCGCCACCGCGCCGTTTTATCCGAATGCCGCGCAGTCCGTGGCCAAGGCGCAGATTGCCACGCTGCAAAGCGATGACCCGAGCGACACGCGCCTGAAACCCCTGGACAAGTCCCCGGCCAGCGCGATGACCGGCGCGCCGCAGTTCGGCCCCAGCGCGCTGACCCCGGACGGTTTTGGTGTGAACACCCTGGCGCCGCCCTACTGGCCGACCTGGATCCGCGACCCGGAAAACCCGGATTACTCCAAACCCGACCTGCCCAACGTACTGGTGCCACAAACCCACGAGCATATCGGCGACAAGCTGTCGAAGAAGAACATCGACTGGGCCTGGTACGCCGGCGCCTGGCAAGCGACGCTGGACCAGTTCAAGGACTCGGGCGGTATCCCGAAGATTCCGAACTTCCAGTATCACCATCAGCCGTTCAACTATTTCAAAAAGCAGGGGCCGCAGAACCGTGCCGAGCGGGACAAGCGCCTGCGTGATGGCGGTTTGGGCGATGAGTCGAGCACCAATAAGTTCTTCGCCGATGCCCAGGCCGGCAAGTTGCCTGCGGTCACCTTCTACAAGCCCCAGGGCAACCTGAACATGCACGCCGGTTACGCCGACGTGGCCTCGGGTGACCGCCATATCGCCCGCGCCTTGAAGGTGCTGCAGGAAAGCCCGCAGTGGAAAAACATGGTGGTGGTGGTCACCGTCGATGAAAACGGCGGCTGGTGGGACCACGTCGCGCCGCCCAAGGGCGACCGCTGGGGCCCTGGTACGCGGATTCCGGCGCTGGTGGTGTCGCCGTTTGCGCGCAAGGGCACGGTGGACCACACGGTGTACGACACGGCGTCGATCCTGCGCTTGATCACCCGCGTGTTCCAACTGGAAACCCTCGACGGCCTCAAGCAGCGCGATGACGCGATGATCGCCCGTGGCCAGAAGCCCATGGGTGACCTGAGCAATGCCTTGCAGTTCGAGGGGTAG
- a CDS encoding short-chain fatty acid transporter: MADAIEESRYARFALRCSNFAERWFPDSWVFAALAVIIVAVATLGMGAAPTEAAKAFGDGFWSLIPFTMQMAFVVIGGYVVASSPPAVKLIDRLARIPKNGRSAVAWVALISMVASLLNWGLSLVFGGLLVRALARRTGLRMDYRAAGAAAYLGLGAVWALGLSSSAAQLQANPASLPPSILSITGVIPFTDTIFLWQSGVLLLALIVVSLIIAYATAPGPNSARDAKACGVDPAFNLPKLQAPTRPGEWLEHSPLLTILLALLAAGWLFHEFSTKPAISAISGLNTYNFLFIMVGALLHWRPRSFLDAVARAVPTTTGVLIQFPLYGSIAALMTVVKGGDGQTLAHHISTFFTSIASHDTYALLMGVYSAVLGFFIPSGGGKWIIEAPYVMQVANDLQYHRGWAVQIYNAAEALPNLINPFYMLPLLGVLGLKARDLIGFSFVQLLVHTPLVLFLLWALGTTLKYLPPVMP; the protein is encoded by the coding sequence GTGGCCGATGCTATCGAAGAAAGCCGCTATGCCCGCTTTGCCCTGCGCTGCTCCAACTTCGCCGAACGCTGGTTTCCCGATTCTTGGGTGTTTGCCGCCCTCGCCGTGATCATTGTCGCGGTAGCGACCCTGGGCATGGGCGCTGCCCCGACCGAGGCGGCCAAGGCCTTTGGCGATGGGTTCTGGAGCCTGATCCCGTTCACCATGCAGATGGCGTTTGTGGTGATCGGTGGGTATGTGGTGGCCAGCTCGCCGCCGGCGGTGAAGCTGATTGACCGGCTGGCGCGTATCCCGAAGAACGGCCGCTCGGCCGTGGCCTGGGTGGCGTTGATCTCCATGGTGGCGTCCCTGCTCAACTGGGGTTTGTCCCTGGTGTTCGGCGGCTTGCTGGTGCGCGCATTGGCGCGGCGCACGGGTTTGCGCATGGATTACCGCGCGGCCGGCGCCGCGGCTTACTTGGGCCTGGGTGCCGTGTGGGCGTTGGGGCTGTCGTCATCGGCGGCGCAGCTGCAAGCCAACCCGGCGAGTTTGCCGCCGTCGATCCTGTCGATCACCGGGGTGATCCCGTTCACCGACACGATCTTCCTGTGGCAATCCGGCGTGCTGTTGCTGGCGCTGATCGTGGTGTCGCTGATTATCGCCTACGCCACCGCGCCAGGCCCGAACAGCGCGCGGGATGCCAAGGCCTGTGGCGTTGACCCGGCGTTCAACCTGCCCAAGCTGCAAGCGCCGACACGCCCTGGCGAATGGCTGGAACACAGCCCGCTGCTGACCATCCTGCTGGCGCTGCTGGCGGCGGGTTGGCTGTTCCATGAGTTCTCGACCAAACCGGCGATCAGCGCGATTTCGGGACTGAACACCTATAACTTTCTGTTCATCATGGTCGGTGCCCTGCTGCACTGGCGCCCGCGCAGTTTCCTCGATGCAGTGGCGCGGGCAGTGCCGACCACCACCGGCGTGCTGATCCAGTTCCCGCTGTACGGCTCGATTGCGGCGCTGATGACCGTGGTCAAGGGCGGCGATGGCCAGACCCTGGCGCACCACATCTCCACGTTCTTTACGTCGATCGCCTCCCATGACACCTACGCGCTGCTGATGGGCGTTTATTCGGCGGTGCTGGGCTTCTTTATTCCATCGGGCGGTGGCAAGTGGATCATCGAAGCGCCGTATGTGATGCAGGTGGCCAATGACCTGCAATATCACCGGGGCTGGGCGGTGCAGATCTACAACGCGGCCGAAGCGCTGCCGAACCTGATCAACCCGTTCTATATGCTGCCGCTATTGGGCGTGCTGGGGTTGAAGGCGCGGGATCTGATCGGGTTTTCGTTTGTGCAGTTGCTGGTGCATACGCCGTTGGTGTTGTTTCTGCTGTGGGCGTTGGGGACGACGTTGAAGTATTTGCCGCCGGTGATGCCTTAA